The segment CTGGTACAATCACCGGGAGTATTGGCGTGATTTTGCGAGGGAATAACTTGGAACGCTTGCTGGAAAAAATCGGTGTTTCCTTCAAAGTTATCAAGTCTGGCCCTTACAAAGACATTTTGGCATTTGACCGCCAACTGACTTTACCAGAAGAAACCATCCTGCAAGAGTTGATTGATATCAGTTATCAGCAGTTTGTCTACACCATCGCCGAGGCGCGTTCTTTGGAAGTAGAAACTGTGAAAACTTTCGCTGATGGTCGAATTTTTACCGGAGAACAAGCTTTAGAATTAGGCGTTGTAGACCGCCTGGGAACCGAAGAAGATGCACGTTGCTGGACAGCAGAAATGGTGGGTCTTGATCCTGACAAAGCACCCTGTTATACCCTAGAAGAACGAAAACCTTTATTGAGTCGCGTTCTACCCGGAAGCCGTCAGGTTTCATCAGGACTAGGGGCGGGAATTAATTGGCTGGAATTTGAAATGTCTACTAGTGGTCTGCCACTGTGGTTATATCGACCATAAAAAATTAACACTCATTGGTCAATAGTCTTTGATTAATGACCAATGACTCATGACTCATAACTGATGATTAATTAAGGAGGATTTTGGCGTGGAGTGGAAAATGCGGGCGATTCGTGGAGCAACAACCGTTTCCGAAAATACCATTGAAGCGATTGGAGAAGCGGTAACGGAACTTATAGATGAACTAGAACAACGAAATCAAATCCAGCCAGAGGAGATGATTAGTGTGACTTTCTCAGTGACGCGTGATTTGGATGCGGTTTTTCCGGCGGCGATCGCGCGATCGCGTTCTGGATGGGATAATGTGGCTATGTTGGATGTACAGCAAATGCACGTCGAAGGTAGCTTACAGCGTTGCATCCGGTTTCTCATTCACGCTCACCTCCCAGCTTCTACACCAATTAATCATATTTATTTGCGCCAAGCTGCTAAATTACGTCCAGATTGGAGTTTATCCCAGCCGTTACAACCATCACAGCACGTAGCTAAGTCAAAAGTTTAAAATACGGCTGTAAATTATAGTAAAAATTAGCACGAAATGAGCTATTACAGTGGTGATGCGGCTCAACATACTGCCATTGGTGGGAGAATGTTTACTGAGAGGGGAACTGGTGTTTGCGTAAAGCTAGAGGATTTTTTGAGCATTCTCTCCAAGATGGAGCAGCCACTAGTAATTATCACGAGTGAAGGCTATTTCACCAAAATCTATAAATATGTGACAGCATACAAAGGTTTTGTGTTTTTTGCCGAATCTTTAGACAAATTAGAATTTCGTAGCAATATTGAAGTGATTTACGCTCAAAATCTCTGCACTGATATTTGAGCCGATACGTTTTCAAAGTATTGGGCGAATAAAATAGCCCCTCCGCATACCGCAGGCTGTACGCTAATACACAAAGTAAGTCGGCCTGTGCGGACTCATAAAAATTAAACATTTCCAACCCGCGCAGGCGGGTTTTGTCTGTGTAGCTGCGACTTCTAGTCGCCAGGATTAGTATGAATTGACACTTTACAAACATTCTCTGAGCTAAAAAGGCAAAAGTATGACGATACTTAATTATAAAGGGCAAAAATTCGAGGAAATATGGCAGTTATTAATTTCATTGATGATCTAAAAGAAATTACCGTACAAAAATTATCCCAATTGGGATATCCCGAAATACCAGGAGAGGATTTGGAAACTCTTTTGCTCCGATACCTCAACGTGAGACGGAGAATACCACCAGTTATCTCTTGGACTATCAAAAAATCTCAAGAGTTAATCAACAAGCCTCTATCCGAAGAAATTAGGAATGGGTTGCAACAATTTATTATAAAGGCAGAATCTGGACAAAATTTAAAACCTCATATAAGCACCAAGATAAACGATCCAGACTACAAAGACCTAATGTTTTATGACTGGGAAATCTTCCACTTCCACCTGGGTACTGAACCTCATCCAACGCAACCCGAATTTGTAGACCGCACCAAAGAACTTTTATTTGCCATTGCTGATATACATTCAAGAATAATGTATTTAATAGATATTCATCCACACAAAGGAGGTTGGACCAATCAGGATTTACTAAGAATCATCGAAGAAAACTGGGAGGAGCTGCTAGTTCGAGATACCGTAAGGGGCATTAATGAACTAGACCACAACCCCTCTGATAACGATATTGACAGCTTTCGGAAAGCTGGATTAGTTACTCTGGTTCAGACACCTGGTGATCGTGTCCTTTCGCCTATGGGTTCAGGAATGACAACAGATGGAACCAGTTTTCAAAACATAATGGAGGCGGATTCTATCAGAAGAAGTGTTCGTGAAATTGAGGATTGGTTTATTCAACAAAGGGAAAAATGGACAATTCACTTCCAAAATAAATATGGCAAGGATTGGAATGATTTACAATTCAAATTAAAATCATTTGAAGAACCAGTAGAAATAGAAGAGTTAACCACAGGCGAATTCCTTGTCTACAGCAGTCTGAATTGAAAGGTGAGAAAATAAAGTGGGATTACCTCTGATATTTTTTGAGATGTTTAAGAGGTTGTTTGAAAAGTCTAATTTATGACTAACTTGGCGAATAGAAGTCGCGGCTACACAGACGAAACCCGCGCAGGCGGGTTAATTTTTCATTAGTCCACGCAGGTGGACTTTACTTGTGTAGTAGCGAATTATATTCGCCCAAAACTTTTCAAACAACCTCTAAGATTTCCCTCTAATTCTTAAGTGGTAAAGATTATTCGTGATGACGATGAAATCTAATTCCTACAAAGATGTCATACACAAATTCAAAAAAGTCTTTTTTCTGCAATAACCCCGATGTCTGAGGACTACCCTTTTCATCCAATAACGGCTTCATCGCGTAATAAGCAGGTTGGTAGTTATACCAAGGAATTGAAGGCCATAAATGATGGATGAGGTGGTAATTCTGTCCTAAGATCAGGATATTTAGCAGTTTACCAGGATAGACGCGGGCATTTTTCCAGCGATCGCGTTCTGCAAACGGACGATGTGGTAAATAATCAAAAAATAATCCTAGTGCTATCCCCACCAAAAACGCCGGGATAAACCAAAAATTCAGAATGTAGCCTAAAAAGTGATATTGAATCGAGATATAAAAAATTGTCACCACAATTAAGCGGCTGACGAACCATTCTAATAGTTCATACTTGCGCCACAGTCGCCGTTGAAAGAAAAACACCTCATGGTATAAAAAACGCACTGCAATCAACCACAACGGCCCCCCTGTAGAGACGTAATGATCTGGGTCGTTTTTGGGGTCATTGACATGGGAGTGATGCTGTAAATGCACCCGTGTAAATACTGGATAAGCAAAAGCTAATATCAAAGCGCTACCATGCCCTAACATGGCATTAATCACGCGGTTGCGATGGGCAGATTGATGACAAGCATCGTGAATCACCGTGCCAGCACAATGTAAAGCCAGGGTGTTAATGGTAAAACACAACCAGTCTGGCCATTGCCATAGCCAGTAACCAAAGTTAGACAACACCAGCATTGTTACCGTGGATAAAAACAGTAACAGTGTGGGATTAAAATCACCAGGAGGCGCTAAAAATTCCTTGGGCGGGATTTTCAGTGACTTCTGTGCCTCCAATGTGAGCATTTGTAACTCCTTCTTTGATCAAACACTAAGAATATACGATAAAGATGAGCTGATCATAAACTTTTGTAAGTTGTTATTTAGCAATATTTAACTTTATCTTTGCTGAAGAGTAGATGAATAGCGCTATGATTCCAGACGAGAGATAAGTTTTTGCTGATCAGTAGGATGTGCGAGGCAAGCATCAAAAAGTTGATGGAAAAATCTCTACTCAGCAGGATGTGACCAAGTTTGGTGTACGATATCTACTCTATCTCACAACTCTTGGGAAATGTTAACCAGGGGAAAATAAATAATTACGGCTCAAAGTGACTCTCACACCCCCATTCATCCTCTGCCTTTGTTGGTTATGGATATAGCAGTGACTGAAAACGAAACGCCCCTTAACTTACTATGAATCTCTAGATAGAGATAGCCCCCTAGAATCAGCCCCTATGCAATTAAGAGACTCTCTACGCCGGACAAAAATTGTAGCTACAATTGGGCCTGCCACTAGCAGCCCAGAAATGCTGAAGGCGATTATTGAAGCGGGTGCAACGACACTGCGGCTCAATTTCTCCCACGGTACTCATGCCGACCATCAGCGTAGTATTCGCTTAATTCGGCAAACTGCCTTTGAATTAAATCAGCCAGTGGCAATTCTCCAAGACTTACAAGGTCCAAAAATTCGCTTAGGTAAGTTTGAAAATGGGTCGATAATTTTAGCAAAAGGCGATCGCTTCACCTTGACAAATCGCCCAGTTATCGGTTCACAAGAAATTAGCTGTGTTACTTACGATCATTTGGCAGAAGAAGTACCTGTAGGTGCAAAAATCCTCCTTGATGATGGACGAGTAGAAATGCTCGTAGAAGAAATTAATCGTGACAAAGGCGATTTACACTGTTCTGTCACAGTGCCTGGTAAGTTGTCTAACAACAAAGGTGTCAACTTTCCTGGTGTTTACCTGTCAATCAAGGCCATGACCGACAAAGACCGAGAGGATCTCGTGTTTGGTCTGGATCAAGGTGTAGACTGGGTAGCACTTTCCTTTGTCCGCAACCCCCAGGACATGATCGAAATTAAAGAGTTAATTTCTAGCGCCGGCAAGCAAGTACCAGTAATTGCCAAAATTGAAAAACATGAAGCCATTGAACAAATGGAAGAAGTTCTGGCTTTATGTGATGGCGTGATGGTTGCTAGAGGTGACTTAGGTGTAGAACTCCCGGCTGAGGATGTCCCTGTGTTGCAAAAGCGGCTAATTGCTGCCGCCAATCGCTTAGGGATTCCCATCATCACTGCTACCCAAATGTTAGACAGCATGGTGAGCAACCCCCGTCCCACTCGTGCGGAAGTGTCAGACGTAGCTAATGCCATTTTAGATGGCACTGATGCCGTGATGCTGTCTAATGAAACTGCTGTGGGTGACTTTCCCGTGGAAGCAGTGGCAACAATGGCACGTATTGCTGAACGCATGGAGCAGGAAGAAGTACTGCATCGAGTCGTCCGTCCAAAGCGCGATGACAGGCGTTCGATTCCTAATGCCATTAGTCAAGCAGTGGGACAAATTGCTGAACAGCTGGGAGCAGCGGCAATTATGACCCTGACGCAAACAGGAGCTACAGCCCGGAATGTCTCGAAATTCCGTCCCCATACACCGATTTTGGCGGTGACACCCCATGTAAATGTGGCCCGACAGCTACAAATGGTCTGGGGAGTCAAACCATTGTTGGTTCTGGGGCTACCTTCCACAGGACAGACATTTCAAGCGGCTATCAATGTGGCGCAAGAGCGTAATTACCTATCTGAAGGTGATTTGGTGGTGATGACTGCTGGTACACTCCAAGGAGTTTCCGGCTCAACGGATTTGGTGAAGGTGGAAGTGGTCACAGCCGTGCTGGGTCAGGGTATTGGTTTGGGACAAGGTTCTGTCAGTGGTCGTGCTAGGGTAGTTCTCACTGGCATGGAAGTGAGTAATTTTAATCCTGGAGATATTTTGGTTGCACCCCGCACCGATGCCGATTTTGTAGAAGCGATTCGGAAAGCTGCCGGGATTATTACAGAAGATGATAGTCTAACCAGTCATGCCGCAGTCATTGCTTTACGTCTGGGTGTACCAGTGATTGTGGGTGTCAAGGGCGCAACCTCAGTGATTCGTGATGGAGCAATTCTGACTTTGGATCTGCAACGGGGTTTGGTTTACTCTGGGGCGGTGGGAACTCCTTAATTCGTAATTCGTAGTTCGTAGTTCGTAATTCGTAATTAAGAATTGCTGGAACCATCTACTCTGATTCAAATTTAACTCTCTCGTAAATCTGGCGATGGGGAATTTGGCAATTTGCGGCAGCTAAAGTTAAAACTCCGTCTTCATTGTCAGATTCTCTTAATAGCCAGTTACCTTCTGGAGTTTTGCTAAACTGCTCAATATGAATTTGATATTGGTCAATTAATATATATTCTTGGAGTTCTGGGATGGAACGGTAATAAGTAAATTTATCGCCTCTGTCTCTACTACTGGTAGATTTAGAAAGTACCTCAAAAATTATGCTAGGATTCACCACTGTATCAGTGCGTCCTTCTTGAAAGATAGCTTCATCTTCGATGATCAGAATATCAGGATATGTGTATTCTTGGTAATGAGGAATCCATAGGCGCAAGTCACTCAGAAATACTTCATAAGACTTTTCTTGCAAACCCAATTCTAAAAGTCTGCTAAGATTGCGGATAATTCTGTTGTGATTAATAGAGCCTCCAGCCATTGGTATAATTTCTCCATTACGGTATTCGCTGCGGTACTCAGCAGTCTCTTCCTGTGCTAGGTATTCTTCTATAGAAGATTGCCGGGGGGGAGTTTGCACAACCATAGGATTTATTGGTAAGGTTTTGGGAAAGATAACTTTAGCCTAGCATTCATAAATAACGTGATAAAACTTCGGCGGTAGCCAGTCCGGTTTTTTCCCAACTGAATTGATTTGCTCTATTTATACCTTGGGTGGAGAGGTGCGATCGCACTTCCATATCTTCAGCTATAATCCGCATGGCATCGGTAATTTCTGCTGTGTTGTCAGGATTAATCAAAATCGCCGCATCACCCGCAACTTCTGGGAGTGAGGACAGGTTAGAAGTAATTACCGGAGTCCCACAAGCCATTGCTTCCAGAACCGGGAAACCGAAGCCTTCCCACAGACTGGGAAACACTAAGGCGATCGCACCATGAATAATTTTTGGTAATTCGCTATAAGATACATAGTTGAGAAACTTTACCTGATCAGTTATTCCCAGTTCTGCAACCTGCCTTTGTAAAACTGGAGTGTAACGCCCATCGATGGGGCCTGCTAACCATAATTCATATTCGCCCCTATTGCGTAGCGCCGCAAAAGCAGCTATCAGTCGATGTAAATTTTTATAAGGGTCATGTCGTCCCAGGTAAAGAAAATAACGCTGACTTTCTGCCGATGTTTCTCTAATTGGGCGAAAATGTTGGCGATGATAAGCCAAAGGAATGGGCGTAATTTTACTGGCCGGAACTTGGTAAAAATCGATGATATCCTGGGCTGTGGCTTGGGAATTGCAGATGATATGTTGCGCTTGTTTGAGGACTTGGGGAATGTAATAACGATGGTAAGGTGTTAACGGCGAGAAGCGTTTGGGAAAGCGCAACGGTATTAAGTCATGACACATAACCACAAAACGACAATTACTATTCAGGGGCGCTTCTGGTAACGGGGAAAATAACAGCCGAGATTTGAGGTTGTGATAGATTTGCGGGACTTGAAACTGTGTCCATAATAAGCGGCGCAAATGTCCCTTTGTACCTTGCTCCGGAGTCAGATTATTTGGGACTGGATAGGATTTAAATTTCGAGTAATTTTGTGCTGTTAATAAAGTGGGTTCAAGACATTTTAAATAAGGGAAAATATTTTGAGCATAGTTACTGATACCTGTGGGTTTTGGTAAGAGAATTGATAAGTTTATAATTAATTGCTTAGAGCCAGAATTATCAGATATATTCATTAAATAAGCTTTAATGTTGCTTTTGCCATTCTTGATCAGGAAAGTAATTTTGCTCTTTGACTAGCTTTATTGATTGAATTTTAGCCATATAAAACCCATCCCGCTTGGGTGTAATTTTACAGAGGATGGCATCAACTACAACCTTTAACATGAAAATCTTTAAGCTATGCTGTCGCTCAATTTTTTGAGGTCATAATCAACCATTAACTCAACCATTTGCTCAAAAGTATGTTGAGGTTGCCAACCTAGTTGAGTTTTAATTTTATCAATAGAACCAACTAACTGCACTGGTTCATCAGGACGGTAAAATGCGGAGTCAACTGAAACATAATCTGGCCAATTTAGACCAACACAATTAAAAGCACACTCAACAAGTTCTCTGACCGAGTGAGTTTCACCACTGGCAATAATATAATCGTCGGGTTGCTCTTGTTGTAACATCAGCCACATAGCATAAACAGCATCTTTGGCATAGCACCAATCACGACGAGCATCTAAATTACCTAATTTTAATTCATTTGCCAAACCGAGTTTGATTTGGGCTGCTGCGTGGGTAATTTTCCGAAATACAAATTCTGTGCCGCGTCGGGGGGATTCGTGAGTGTAGGTAATACCACAGCAGGCGTAGAGGTTATATTTTTGCCGATAGTTAATAGTCATCCAGTGGGCGTAAGCTTTAGCAACACCATAGGGGTTACGGGGACGAAAAGCGGTGCGTTCGGTTTGGGGTGATTCGTCGGGTTGACCAAAAACCTCACTACTAGAGGCTTGGTAGAATCTTGCATCCGGTTTGCAGCGACGAATTGATTCTAAGAGACGGGAAACACCGAGGGCTGTGTATTCCGCCGTGAGGGCGGGTTGAGTCCAAGACAGGGGGACGTAGCTTTGAGAGGCGAGATTATAGATTTCATCAGGTTGTGAGTCTGTAATTACGTCCATTAAGGAAGATTGATCGAGGAGGTCACCAGATACAATGTGAACGTCGCCGGAAAGGTGGCTAATACGTTCCAAGTTGCTGGTGCTAGAACGGCGAACTAGTCCGAATACTTCGTAACCTTTTGTTAAGAGGATTTCGGCGAGATAGGAACCGTCTTGTCCGGTGAGTCCGGTAATTAGGGCTTTTTTAGTTGTCATCTGAATATTCAATGATTAATATTCTGGAGCTATGAGTTCTAATGTGGGAAAGTAAGTGCGGTATCGATTAACGTCTCTAGTCAAAAGCATCATATCCGCGATCGCAGCATGAGCGCCAATATAAAAGTCTGGTAAAGGCGAGCGTTTAGTTCCACCTTTTTGGCGATATTGCATAAAGCACTTTCCCGCCAAAAAAGCAGCTTCCCAAGGTAAGTCTAAACGATGAAAAAAATTTAGCGGTAAAATTGCTTCTAGTTCTTCTATCTTTTGAAATCCCATTGAAATTTCAGCATAAATAATGGGGTTAATATTAAGTTGGGTATTTTCGGCATATTCAATTAATTTTTCAGATGACCAATCAAACCAATTTGCATCTTCCGTGACAATATCAAGAATAATGTTACTGTCAACCAGTATTTCTTTCATTAATCTTGTCTAGTTAGTGCCATTACCTCATCTGTAGTCATTTTTACTGTTGCTTTACCTCGTATCCTTTCTACTAAACTTTTAGCCGTAGTAAATTTAACTTGAGCTTTTTTTAAATAAACTGCGTCTCCAATGACTTCAAACTCGACTTCTGTGTTGGGTATGAGTCCTAATTTTTCACGTATTTCTACGGGAATGGTTACTTGTCCTTTAGATGTGATTTTCATATTTTTGCTGTCAAATAAGAAAAGTCTTACATTTAGTATTACATGATTTCAGCACTTAAAAGGTCATTACTAACTAACAAGTTTTAGGTTGTTCATACTGAAACAGCAGAATATTTATACCAATTTTATGTGAGGCTGCACATAATCCTGAAATTCCTTGATTAATCCATCTTTATCTGCGTCCATCTGTGTCCATCTGCGTTCAATTATTCTTGATATTTTATTCCATGCAGCTTCATATTAATTTAGTATTAGTGTAAATATTTAGTACAGCACGGCGTAAATAGGACAACCATAAGAAATCAATCAAAAGCCTATAAACTCGATTTTGACTTCCGCGTAGCGGTGCTAGCGCCTCTTACTCATACTTCGCTTCAAATACATTAACACTCCCGCCATTTTCCCTAATGAAACTTGAGGTTTGATCGCAATCAAAGCAAGTGCGTACACAATCAGCCTAATTAATCTGACTATTTGTATCGCCAGATTTGTATATTTTTCTAATGTTATTAGATAGCTGTATGTACTATGTTTAATTTTAAGAAACACATTTCTATTAGTAATAGATGATGGTTGATGAATTACACTAAAATTATTAGTGATGGCAATTAAATGTCCTTGATGAGCGTAGCGTTGACAAAAATCAAAATCTTCATAGTAGAGAAAGTAAACCGGGTCAAATAAAGGCGGTTCCGCAAATTTCCGTAAATTAATCATTAAACTACAACCTGAAACCCAGTCACAAGTGGCATAGGGTTTATCTGTGTGTGTTAACAAGTCTTGATGAATAATTGCCCCAATTCTCGGAAAAAAGCGACCCCCTGCAAACCAAACTTCACCTCCAGGTGTATAAATAATCGTACCAAGAATTGATAACTCTGAATGAGAATCAAAAAATCTGTTAACTTCTGCTAAAGCATTTTTTGGTAAATAGGCATCTGGATTAATTATCCAAATAATTGCTTGCTTATCTTGATTAAAAATATATTCAATACCTAAATTGCAAGCATTACCAAAGCCTATATTACCATCAGCATGAATAATCTGCACAGATTGACTTTGAAACTGGTTAATAGCAGTCTCTTCCGGAGAATTATTGATGATTAAAACTTTGTAAGCAGTATTTTGGTCAGATGGGAATGAATGAATTAATTTAGTTAGCAGATTCGTAGAATAATAGTTAACTGTTAAAAAGTAAATCATGTCAGTTCAATTTGACAATCATCACCAATCAAAAACCGTAAGGCTTTAGGACGACGAGGTGCAATAGTCAATTGTGCGCGTTGTCCAATGACACTATCAATAATCCGCTGATTAATTCCCACAATTTTAGCCCCTTCTAAAATGACGCTGTGTTCTAAATCGGTATCAATCAGCTTTGTCTGATTTGCAATGCTACTGTAAGGGCCAATGAAGCAGTTTTCTAAATAACAATCGTTACCAATCACCACTGGCCCGCGAATTGTACAATTGATAATTTGGGAATTAGTCCCAATTTGGACTCGTCCAATAATCTGACTCTGGGGATCGACTATGCCTAAATTGGATGTTTGCAAATAAGTATCGAGAATCAAACGGTTAGCTTCTAGTAAATCATCTTTTTTCCCAGTATCTAGCCACCAACCATCTAACTTGCAAGCGACAACGTGTTTTTTGTGGTCTATTAAACATTGAATAGCATCGGTAATTTCTAACTCGCCTCTCTTTGAGGGTTGGATACGATTAATGGCATCATGAATAATGGGAGAAAAGAAATAAACCCCGACCAAGGCTAAGTTTGATGGGGGAATTTTGGGTTTTTCAATTAATTCTAAGACTCTCCCTGTTTCGTCTACCTTAGCCACACCAAAAGCGCTAGGATTGACAACTTCACGCAGCAGAATTAAAGCATCTGGTTGTTGTTGAATAAATTCTTGTAAAAAGTAACTTAAGTCACCTTGTTGAATGAGGTTGTCACCCAAGTACATGACAAAGGGCGAATCTGCTAAAAAGGAACGGGCGATCGCCACAGCATGAGCTAATCCGGCTGGCTGGTCTTGTAGAATATAGGTGATGTTAGCACCAAAAACTTTGCCATCTCCGGTTTTCTTTTGGACTTCTGATCCCGTTTCTGGGCTAATAATAATCCCAATATCGGTAATTCCAGCTGCAACCATCTCTTCAATCCCATACCACAAAATTGGTTTATTGGCAACTGGGACTAGTTGTTTTGCGCCTGTATAGGTGAGTGGACGTAGACGTGTACCTTTACCACCAGATAGAATCAGTGCTTTCATATTTATTAAGATTTGGAGAGCCAGTCTTTGAGCATTAGTCTCAATCTTTGTCGCCAATGGGGGGGATAAGTTCCTAGAAGTTGTGATATTTTCCCACAAGCTAGGACAGGATAAGCCGGACGACGGGCTAAGGTGGGATATTCGGCGGTGGTGATGGGGATAACTTTGGGTGGTGTGAGGGGAAAACCAAGTTGTTGGGCTTCTTCAAAAATCGCTACGGCAAAGTCGTACCAGCTAATTACGCCACTATTGGTATAGTGATAGGTGCCAGCTATTTCTGGTGTTAATTGGGGTATAATCTGAGCGATCGCATCAGCGATATCTTGCGCCCATGTAGGACTACCAATTTGATCTGTCACTACACCAATTTCTGAGCGTTCTTTACCCAGTCGCAGCATGGTTTTGACAAAGTTCCCTTTACCACAGCAGCCGTAAACCCAAGCTGTACGCAGAATGAGATGATGGGGATGAGTTTGCTCAATTGCTATTTCTCCGGCTCGTTTGGTTTGACCGTAAACACCTAAAGGATTGGTTGGATCAGTTTCTTGGTATGGGTGAGTATGCTGTCCATCAAATACGTAATCTGTGGAAAAGTGAATCAGAAAAGACCCCAGTTTTTGGCTTTCTGCGGCGATAATTTGGGGGGCTGTCGCATTGATGGCGGTAGCTAGTTCGGGTTCGGTTTCGGCTTTGTCTACAGCAGTGTAAGCGGCGGCGTTAATGATGATTTGTGGTTGGATTTCTCTGATGATTTGACGCAGGCTATCGGGTTGGCTGAGGTCTATTTGGGGGCGTGCAAGTGAGATGATTTTGTGATGGGGGGAAAGAAGTTTTTCGAGTTCTTGCCCTACTTGACCGTTGCTACCCAGTAGTAAGATTGATTCATTCATATAGTTCCGCAGTTCTAAATGCTTGACCGTTGCTATCTTTAGCTGATAATATCGGGAGTTGTTTGATAGGCCAATCTATAGCTAAATCTGGATCATTCCAGAGAATTGTGCGATCGCCTTCAGGAGCATAATAATCTGTCGTTTTATAAATAACTTCCGCAGTTTCTGACAGCACAAGAAAACCGTGCGCCAAGCCTGGTGGTATCCACAATTGGCGTTTATTCTCAGCGCTGAGTTCATAACCTACCCATTTTCCGCAGGTGGGAGAGCTTTTTCTAATATCTACAGCTACGTCAAAGATTATACCAACCACAGCACGGACGAGTTTACCTTGGGGTTGGATGATTTGGTAGTGCAGTCCCCGAAGGACATTTTGCTGGGAAGCTGAGTGGTTGTCTTGGACGAAGTTGACGCTAATATCTAGTTTATCTGTAAATTTTTGGTGATTGTAGGATTCCCAGAACAAACCGCGTGAGTCAGCGAATACTTGCGGTTCGATCAGGTAAACGTCAGAAATTTCAGTAGTTATAAGTTTCACGGGTGTTGATTCTACTAATATTGGCAAGAATAATTTAGCACGTCATATCTGCCCACCGGTTAACTTCCGTAAAGCGGCTGAAATACTTAACATTTCTACTTACCAAGTTTTACCCAGTTTCCCCATAAAACCTTCTATAGTTCCACTCATACAAGCCCAAGCTTTTAACAAAGTGAAGTCTGGTTCATAAGAATATATATGCGTTAAATGATGCCTTAAAATATTTAATCTATGGATTACAGATTTGGACAACATCAACTTTGTTGATAAACGAGTTTCCAGAAAAGTATGATTTCTACAACTGTAATAGTAGCGAAGCGGTGAGCAAGTGTAAGTAAAAACTTCTTTTTTTGTCTTTGGTGACTTAATGTGTCGATATGTGCCTAAATGATGCTTAAGAATAGTATCCTTGCTCACCACTACTTTATATCCCTTTCTTTTGAAATTTATACAGTACAGGTAATCTACAGCATCTAGGAATAAATCTTCTCTTGGTAATTCCACACTTCTAGCTGCATCTAAAGAAATTAAACTCCCAGATGTAATCAAAGCGTCACATT is part of the Nodularia sp. LEGE 06071 genome and harbors:
- a CDS encoding AbrB/MazE/SpoVT family DNA-binding domain-containing protein produces the protein MKITSKGQVTIPVEIREKLGLIPNTEVEFEVIGDAVYLKKAQVKFTTAKSLVERIRGKATVKMTTDEVMALTRQD
- a CDS encoding GDP-mannose 4,6-dehydratase, whose translation is MTTKKALITGLTGQDGSYLAEILLTKGYEVFGLVRRSSTSNLERISHLSGDVHIVSGDLLDQSSLMDVITDSQPDEIYNLASQSYVPLSWTQPALTAEYTALGVSRLLESIRRCKPDARFYQASSSEVFGQPDESPQTERTAFRPRNPYGVAKAYAHWMTINYRQKYNLYACCGITYTHESPRRGTEFVFRKITHAAAQIKLGLANELKLGNLDARRDWCYAKDAVYAMWLMLQQEQPDDYIIASGETHSVRELVECAFNCVGLNWPDYVSVDSAFYRPDEPVQLVGSIDKIKTQLGWQPQHTFEQMVELMVDYDLKKLSDSIA
- the rfbD gene encoding dTDP-4-dehydrorhamnose reductase, whose amino-acid sequence is MNESILLLGSNGQVGQELEKLLSPHHKIISLARPQIDLSQPDSLRQIIREIQPQIIINAAAYTAVDKAETEPELATAINATAPQIIAAESQKLGSFLIHFSTDYVFDGQHTHPYQETDPTNPLGVYGQTKRAGEIAIEQTHPHHLILRTAWVYGCCGKGNFVKTMLRLGKERSEIGVVTDQIGSPTWAQDIADAIAQIIPQLTPEIAGTYHYTNSGVISWYDFAVAIFEEAQQLGFPLTPPKVIPITTAEYPTLARRPAYPVLACGKISQLLGTYPPHWRQRLRLMLKDWLSKS
- a CDS encoding type II toxin-antitoxin system VapC family toxin — its product is MKEILVDSNIILDIVTEDANWFDWSSEKLIEYAENTQLNINPIIYAEISMGFQKIEELEAILPLNFFHRLDLPWEAAFLAGKCFMQYRQKGGTKRSPLPDFYIGAHAAIADMMLLTRDVNRYRTYFPTLELIAPEY
- a CDS encoding glucose-1-phosphate thymidylyltransferase encodes the protein MKALILSGGKGTRLRPLTYTGAKQLVPVANKPILWYGIEEMVAAGITDIGIIISPETGSEVQKKTGDGKVFGANITYILQDQPAGLAHAVAIARSFLADSPFVMYLGDNLIQQGDLSYFLQEFIQQQPDALILLREVVNPSAFGVAKVDETGRVLELIEKPKIPPSNLALVGVYFFSPIIHDAINRIQPSKRGELEITDAIQCLIDHKKHVVACKLDGWWLDTGKKDDLLEANRLILDTYLQTSNLGIVDPQSQIIGRVQIGTNSQIINCTIRGPVVIGNDCYLENCFIGPYSSIANQTKLIDTDLEHSVILEGAKIVGINQRIIDSVIGQRAQLTIAPRRPKALRFLIGDDCQIELT
- the rfbC gene encoding dTDP-4-dehydrorhamnose 3,5-epimerase, whose amino-acid sequence is MKLITTEISDVYLIEPQVFADSRGLFWESYNHQKFTDKLDISVNFVQDNHSASQQNVLRGLHYQIIQPQGKLVRAVVGIIFDVAVDIRKSSPTCGKWVGYELSAENKRQLWIPPGLAHGFLVLSETAEVIYKTTDYYAPEGDRTILWNDPDLAIDWPIKQLPILSAKDSNGQAFRTAELYE
- a CDS encoding glycosyltransferase; translation: MIYFLTVNYYSTNLLTKLIHSFPSDQNTAYKVLIINNSPEETAINQFQSQSVQIIHADGNIGFGNACNLGIEYIFNQDKQAIIWIINPDAYLPKNALAEVNRFFDSHSELSILGTIIYTPGGEVWFAGGRFFPRIGAIIHQDLLTHTDKPYATCDWVSGCSLMINLRKFAEPPLFDPVYFLYYEDFDFCQRYAHQGHLIAITNNFSVIHQPSSITNRNVFLKIKHSTYSYLITLEKYTNLAIQIVRLIRLIVYALALIAIKPQVSLGKMAGVLMYLKRSMSKRR